A stretch of the Streptosporangium sp. NBC_01755 genome encodes the following:
- a CDS encoding heavy-metal-associated domain-containing protein, whose protein sequence is MCTACACGTADSTSAQAEANGGTTYQVSGMTCGHCVSSVSAEIGKVGGVTGVQVDLASGAVTVSGAGFSDEEIRAAVDQAGYALADASPVSAS, encoded by the coding sequence ATGTGCACGGCATGTGCGTGCGGCACCGCGGACAGCACCTCCGCACAGGCGGAGGCCAACGGCGGAACCACCTACCAGGTCAGCGGGATGACCTGCGGGCACTGCGTCTCGTCGGTCTCCGCCGAGATCGGCAAGGTCGGCGGCGTGACCGGCGTCCAGGTCGACCTGGCCAGCGGCGCCGTCACCGTCAGCGGGGCGGGATTCTCCGACGAGGAGATCCGCGCGGCCGTGGACCAGGCGGGCTACGCGCTGGCCGACGCCTCGCCGGTCAGCGCCTCCTAG
- a CDS encoding MFS transporter translates to MDARNQECKPLIVVGLLVLAVGLAGLSLARPGGTFATDVLPASLIAAVGMSLAYIPAMMSALSGMRPEESGLASGIVNTTYQIGSALGLAVMTAIATSRGAAELGNLPALTGGFQAAFIGAGAVAAAGAGAVLALLLMRRPKRAAAAEAGDQPEAVQV, encoded by the coding sequence GTGGATGCGAGGAATCAGGAATGCAAGCCGCTGATCGTCGTCGGCCTGCTCGTCCTGGCCGTGGGCCTGGCGGGGCTGTCGCTCGCCAGGCCGGGCGGGACGTTCGCCACCGATGTGCTGCCCGCCTCACTGATCGCCGCGGTCGGCATGTCCCTGGCATACATTCCGGCCATGATGTCGGCCTTGTCGGGCATGCGGCCCGAGGAGAGCGGTCTGGCCTCCGGGATCGTCAACACCACCTACCAGATCGGTTCCGCGCTCGGCCTGGCCGTGATGACCGCGATCGCCACCTCCCGGGGTGCTGCGGAGCTGGGGAACCTGCCCGCGCTCACCGGTGGTTTCCAGGCCGCCTTCATCGGAGCCGGAGCCGTGGCCGCCGCCGGCGCCGGCGCCGTACTGGCCTTGCTGCTCATGCGCAGGCCGAAGCGGGCAGCCGCAGCCGAGGCAGGTGATCAGCCCGAGGCCGTACAGGTGTGA
- a CDS encoding metal-sensitive transcriptional regulator has product MHGYTDNKQDHLRRLRRIEGQARGLQRMVEEDKYCIDILTQVSAANRALQSFALSLLEEHLAHCLADATAKGGAEAEAKVKEASEAIARLVRS; this is encoded by the coding sequence ATGCACGGCTACACCGACAACAAGCAGGACCATCTGCGGAGACTGCGCCGGATCGAGGGCCAGGCCCGCGGCCTGCAGCGGATGGTCGAGGAGGACAAGTACTGCATCGACATCCTCACCCAGGTGTCGGCGGCCAACCGGGCCCTGCAGTCCTTCGCCCTGTCCCTGCTGGAAGAGCATCTGGCGCACTGCCTGGCCGACGCGACCGCCAAGGGCGGCGCCGAGGCCGAGGCGAAGGTCAAGGAGGCCAGCGAGGCCATCGCCCGCCTCGTCCGCTCCTGA
- a CDS encoding heavy-metal-associated domain-containing protein yields MITTTYTVKGMTCGHCVSSVKEEVGEVPGVTEVEVDLATGLVTVRSESPIDAAGITAAVKEAGYEVVTPS; encoded by the coding sequence ATGATCACCACCACCTACACCGTCAAGGGCATGACCTGCGGCCACTGCGTCTCCTCCGTCAAGGAGGAGGTCGGCGAGGTCCCCGGTGTCACCGAAGTCGAGGTGGATCTGGCCACCGGCCTGGTGACCGTACGAAGCGAGAGCCCGATCGACGCGGCGGGGATCACGGCCGCGGTCAAGGAGGCCGGGTACGAAGTGGTGACTCCGTCGTGA
- a CDS encoding heavy metal translocating P-type ATPase, with amino-acid sequence MSSLTDDRPQGTVELSIGGMTCASCANRIERKLNKLDGVTATVNYATEKAKVTFDQGIDPQDLIAEVEKTGYTAALPAKPESGAERDESQNEPQDEFQSLRQRLITSMVLAVPVIAMAMIPALQFTNWQWLSLTLAAPVVVYAGWPFHKAAWTNLRHGAATMDTLVSLGTIAALGWSLWALFFGTAGTPGMTHPFAFTIERIDGSGNIYLEAAAGVTAFILAGRYFEARSKRRAGAALRALLELGAKDVAVLRDGVETRIPSDQLKVGMRFVVRPGEKIATDGVIEEGTSAVDASMLTGESVPVEVRPGDTVTGATVNAGGRLLVRATRIGSDTQLAQMARLVEDAQTGKAQVQRLADRISGIFVPIVIALAVGTLGFWLGTGGGAGAAFTAAVAVLIIACPCALGLATPTALLVGTGRGAQLGILIKGPEVLESTRAVDTVVLDKTGTVTEGKMTLASVHLADGEDEAQVLRLAGALEHASEHPIAQAVARGAAEQVGELPTPEDFANLEGLGVQGVVDGHAVLVGRPTLLAEWSQHLPADLERALTEAQAAGRTAVAVGWDGHARAVLTVADTVKPTSAEAIRQLRALGLRPVLLTGDNETVARSVAAEVGIEEVIAEVLPADKVDVVKRLQSEGRSVAMVGDGVNDAAALAQADLGLAMGTGTDAAIEASDLTLVRGDLRVAADAIRLSRRTLGTIKGNLFWAFAYNVAALPLAALGLLNPMIAGAAMAFSSVFVVGNSLRLRNFK; translated from the coding sequence ATGTCCTCCCTCACCGATGACAGACCACAAGGCACGGTCGAACTCTCGATCGGTGGCATGACCTGCGCGTCCTGCGCCAACCGGATCGAGCGCAAGCTCAACAAGCTCGACGGCGTGACCGCGACCGTCAACTACGCCACCGAGAAGGCCAAGGTCACCTTCGACCAGGGCATCGACCCCCAGGACCTCATCGCCGAGGTGGAGAAAACCGGCTACACCGCCGCGCTTCCCGCGAAGCCCGAGAGCGGTGCGGAACGCGATGAATCACAGAACGAGCCGCAGGACGAATTTCAGTCGCTGCGACAGCGACTGATCACCTCCATGGTGCTCGCCGTACCGGTGATCGCCATGGCGATGATCCCGGCGCTGCAGTTCACCAACTGGCAGTGGCTCTCGCTCACCCTGGCCGCCCCGGTGGTGGTATACGCCGGCTGGCCCTTCCACAAGGCGGCCTGGACGAACCTGCGTCACGGCGCCGCCACCATGGACACCCTGGTCTCGCTCGGCACGATCGCCGCCCTCGGCTGGTCGTTGTGGGCGCTGTTCTTCGGCACGGCGGGCACGCCGGGGATGACCCACCCGTTCGCGTTCACGATCGAGCGCATCGACGGCTCAGGCAACATCTACCTGGAGGCCGCGGCGGGAGTGACGGCGTTCATCCTGGCCGGGCGCTACTTCGAGGCCCGTTCCAAACGCCGCGCGGGCGCCGCGCTACGGGCGCTGCTGGAGCTGGGGGCAAAAGACGTCGCCGTCCTGCGCGACGGTGTCGAGACCCGCATCCCGTCCGACCAGCTCAAGGTGGGGATGCGGTTCGTGGTCCGGCCCGGCGAGAAGATCGCCACCGACGGTGTGATCGAAGAGGGGACCTCCGCGGTCGACGCCTCCATGCTCACCGGCGAGTCGGTTCCGGTGGAGGTACGCCCCGGGGACACGGTGACCGGCGCGACCGTCAACGCCGGTGGCCGCCTTCTCGTCCGCGCCACCCGCATCGGATCCGACACCCAGCTCGCCCAGATGGCCAGGCTGGTCGAAGATGCTCAGACCGGTAAGGCCCAGGTTCAGCGGCTGGCCGACCGCATCTCCGGGATCTTCGTGCCGATCGTGATCGCACTGGCCGTCGGCACGCTCGGCTTCTGGCTGGGAACCGGCGGCGGCGCCGGGGCGGCCTTCACCGCCGCGGTCGCCGTGCTGATCATCGCCTGCCCCTGTGCCCTGGGCCTGGCCACGCCGACCGCCCTGCTGGTCGGCACCGGGCGCGGCGCCCAGCTCGGCATCCTGATCAAAGGCCCGGAAGTGCTGGAATCCACCCGCGCCGTCGACACCGTCGTGCTCGACAAGACCGGCACCGTCACCGAGGGCAAGATGACCCTGGCCAGTGTCCACCTCGCCGACGGCGAGGACGAGGCGCAGGTGCTGCGCCTGGCGGGCGCCCTGGAGCACGCCTCCGAACACCCCATCGCCCAGGCCGTCGCCCGAGGCGCGGCCGAGCAAGTGGGCGAGCTGCCCACCCCCGAGGACTTCGCCAACCTCGAAGGCCTCGGCGTGCAGGGCGTCGTCGACGGACACGCCGTGCTGGTGGGCCGCCCCACGCTGCTCGCCGAGTGGTCCCAGCACCTGCCCGCCGACCTGGAGCGAGCGCTCACCGAGGCACAGGCGGCGGGCCGCACAGCCGTCGCGGTCGGCTGGGACGGCCACGCCCGCGCGGTCCTGACGGTGGCCGACACCGTCAAGCCCACCTCGGCCGAGGCGATCCGGCAGCTGCGCGCCCTGGGACTGAGGCCGGTGCTGCTCACCGGCGACAACGAGACCGTCGCACGGTCGGTCGCGGCCGAGGTCGGCATCGAGGAGGTCATCGCCGAGGTGCTGCCCGCCGACAAGGTCGACGTGGTCAAGCGCCTGCAGTCCGAGGGCAGGTCGGTGGCCATGGTCGGTGACGGCGTCAACGACGCCGCGGCCCTCGCCCAGGCCGACCTCGGCCTGGCCATGGGCACCGGCACCGACGCGGCCATCGAGGCCTCCGACCTCACCCTGGTCCGCGGCGACCTGCGGGTGGCCGCGGACGCCATCCGGCTGTCGCGCCGGACGCTGGGCACCATCAAGGGCAACCTGTTCTGGGCCTTCGCCTACAACGTGGCCGCCCTGCCACTGGCCGCGCTCGGCCTGCTCAACCCGATGATCGCCGGAGCCGCGATGGCGTTCTCCTCGGTCTTCGTGGTCGGCAACAGCCTGCGCCTGCGCAACTTCAAATAG
- a CDS encoding DUF305 domain-containing protein translates to MTTEEDMGKLQTVKGTRFDRMFSELMIAHHRGSDRDGQDGAGTGSRPQGQGSRQDHRNRPASSHFEAGR, encoded by the coding sequence ATGACGACCGAGGAGGACATGGGCAAGCTCCAGACGGTCAAGGGCACGCGATTCGACCGGATGTTCTCCGAGTTGATGATCGCTCACCACAGGGGGAGCGATCGAGATGGCCAGGACGGAGCAGGCACCGGGAGCCGACCCCAAGGCCAAGGATCTCGCCAAGACCATCGAAACCGCCCAGCAAGCTCTCACTTCGAGGCGGGACGGTAG
- a CDS encoding anti-sigma factor: MNGIESGRDPHTLVGAYVLDAIDDHADRLLFEEHLGRCAECAQEVRGLAETAARLGQAEAADPPPALRERVMAQIDHVRQVPPAFAHVPGLRSGVRWWPRLATGLAAVGLAAAVSLGLVAIRLQDQLEQVQQRDRQISAVLAAPDARTLTATAQRGGTATVVLSRARGKLVFLTSGLPALPENGTYQMWQIGPAGIHSAGLMRPDALGHTPPVVTAPAATTTRLGVTVEPEGGSTRPTTQPLFLVDLPAI, translated from the coding sequence ATGAACGGCATCGAGAGCGGCAGGGACCCGCACACGCTGGTCGGCGCCTACGTCCTGGACGCCATCGACGACCACGCCGACCGGCTGCTCTTCGAAGAGCACCTGGGTCGCTGCGCCGAATGCGCGCAGGAGGTGCGTGGCCTGGCGGAGACCGCCGCCAGGCTCGGCCAGGCAGAGGCCGCCGACCCGCCGCCGGCGCTGCGCGAGCGGGTGATGGCCCAGATCGATCACGTCCGTCAGGTGCCGCCCGCCTTCGCGCACGTACCCGGCTTGAGGAGCGGGGTCCGGTGGTGGCCCCGCCTGGCCACGGGCCTGGCCGCCGTCGGCCTGGCCGCCGCCGTGTCGCTGGGCCTGGTCGCCATCCGCCTCCAGGATCAGCTGGAGCAGGTCCAGCAGCGCGATCGGCAGATATCCGCAGTCCTGGCCGCCCCTGACGCCCGCACCCTCACCGCGACCGCGCAGCGAGGCGGCACCGCCACCGTGGTGCTCTCCCGCGCCCGGGGAAAGCTGGTGTTCCTGACCAGCGGGCTACCCGCCCTACCCGAGAACGGCACCTACCAGATGTGGCAGATCGGACCCGCGGGCATCCACTCGGCCGGGCTGATGCGCCCCGACGCCTTGGGCCACACCCCACCCGTCGTCACCGCCCCCGCCGCCACCACCACCCGGCTCGGCGTCACCGTCGAACCCGAAGGCGGCTCCACCCGGCCCACCACCCAGCCCCTGTTCCTGGTCGACCTGCCCGCCATTTGA
- the sigK gene encoding ECF RNA polymerase sigma factor SigK, whose protein sequence is MRPRGVPRPVEGRDFAQNGLEDLLEHVARGDRAAFERVYDLIAGPVYGLVLRVLRDPAQSEEVAQEALVEVWRNAARYERVRGSATAWVMTIAHRRAIDRVRAAQAAVDREERVARLEVRRPFDEVAESVETRLERERLRRCLAGLTELQHQSVTFAYYGGYSYREVAELLKVPLATVKTRMRDGLIRMRDCLGVER, encoded by the coding sequence ATGAGACCCAGAGGGGTGCCGAGGCCGGTGGAGGGCCGCGACTTTGCTCAAAACGGGCTGGAAGACCTGCTCGAACATGTGGCACGGGGAGATCGCGCCGCCTTCGAACGGGTCTACGACCTGATCGCCGGCCCCGTCTACGGGCTGGTCCTGCGCGTGCTGCGCGACCCCGCCCAGAGCGAGGAGGTCGCCCAGGAGGCCCTCGTCGAAGTGTGGCGCAACGCCGCCCGCTACGAACGCGTCCGCGGCTCGGCCACGGCCTGGGTCATGACGATCGCCCACCGCCGCGCCATCGACCGCGTCCGCGCCGCCCAGGCCGCCGTCGACCGCGAGGAGCGTGTGGCCAGGCTGGAGGTGCGCCGTCCTTTCGACGAGGTCGCCGAGTCGGTGGAGACCCGTCTGGAACGCGAACGGCTGCGTCGCTGCCTGGCCGGGCTCACCGAGCTGCAACACCAGTCCGTCACCTTCGCCTATTACGGCGGATACTCCTACCGTGAGGTCGCCGAGTTGCTGAAGGTGCCGCTGGCGACGGTGAAGACCCGGATGCGTGACGGGCTGATCCGCATGCGCGACTGCCTGGGGGTGGAACGATGA
- a CDS encoding DUF4331 domain-containing protein gives MELRINRRALIGIGVAGVLTASSFALLRAETGVASSHREAPMIAGDPRNDNTDVYAFVSPDRPDTVTLMANFIPFEEPNGGPNFYQFDTRSRYSIKIDSDGDAKPDTVYQWTFRDEDRRGAATFLYNNGPITSLNDENLLFRQHYTLKKITHWGTRTLVKDGVVAPSNTGPASMPDYGSLRTQSIKALPGGGKAFAGQADEAFFADLRVFDLLYGGNLSEVGQDTLKGYNVHSLAVQVPKNEVALKGDAGRNPVIGVWSTVDKWSPRGYVQVSRLGQPLVNEVVVPAGLKDAFNALPPHRDADVAAVVKRVTHPEVPRLLEAIYGLNAPKTPRADLVEIFLTGIAKANGPIKADLNSQSLNKDAGKLRPSEMLRLNMAIAPAATPNRLGVLAGDLQGFPNGRRLGDDVIDIALQAMAGAAQSGKLVDALATGDKVNQNDRPSGTRFPYIPLPGNTSVNES, from the coding sequence ATGGAGCTCCGAATCAACCGGCGCGCCCTGATCGGCATCGGCGTCGCGGGAGTACTCACCGCCTCCTCGTTCGCCCTGCTCAGAGCAGAGACCGGCGTGGCCTCCTCGCACCGCGAGGCGCCCATGATCGCGGGTGACCCCCGCAACGACAACACCGACGTGTACGCCTTCGTCAGCCCGGACAGGCCCGACACCGTCACCCTGATGGCCAACTTCATCCCGTTCGAGGAACCGAACGGCGGGCCGAACTTCTACCAGTTCGACACCAGGTCGCGCTACAGCATCAAAATCGACAGTGACGGTGACGCGAAGCCCGACACCGTCTACCAGTGGACGTTCCGCGACGAGGACAGGCGCGGCGCGGCCACCTTCCTGTACAACAACGGCCCGATCACCTCGCTGAACGATGAGAACCTGCTGTTCAGGCAGCACTACACGCTCAAGAAGATCACCCACTGGGGGACGCGCACCCTGGTCAAGGACGGCGTGGTGGCCCCGAGCAACACCGGCCCGGCCTCGATGCCCGACTACGGCTCGCTCCGCACCCAGTCGATCAAGGCTCTGCCCGGCGGCGGGAAAGCCTTCGCCGGCCAGGCCGACGAGGCCTTCTTCGCCGACCTGAGGGTCTTCGACCTGCTCTACGGCGGCAACCTGTCCGAAGTCGGCCAGGACACCCTCAAGGGCTACAACGTGCACAGCCTGGCCGTGCAGGTGCCAAAGAACGAGGTCGCGTTGAAGGGCGACGCCGGCCGCAACCCGGTCATCGGTGTCTGGTCCACCGTGGACAAGTGGAGCCCGAGGGGTTACGTCCAGGTCTCCCGCCTGGGCCAGCCGCTGGTCAACGAGGTCGTGGTCCCGGCCGGGCTGAAGGACGCCTTCAACGCGCTGCCCCCGCACAGGGACGCCGACGTCGCCGCCGTGGTCAAGCGCGTCACCCACCCTGAGGTTCCGCGGCTCCTTGAGGCCATCTACGGCCTCAACGCGCCGAAGACCCCCAGAGCCGACCTGGTCGAGATCTTCCTGACCGGTATCGCCAAGGCCAACGGCCCGATCAAGGCCGACCTCAACTCCCAGAGCCTCAACAAGGACGCGGGCAAGCTGCGCCCGTCGGAGATGCTGCGGCTGAACATGGCCATCGCGCCCGCAGCCACACCAAACCGGCTGGGCGTGCTCGCCGGTGACCTGCAGGGCTTCCCGAACGGCCGCCGACTCGGGGACGACGTGATCGACATCGCCCTGCAGGCGATGGCCGGTGCCGCCCAGAGCGGCAAGCTCGTCGACGCGCTGGCCACCGGCGACAAGGTGAACCAGAACGACAGGCCGTCCGGCACGAGGTTCCCCTACATCCCGTTGCCCGGCAACACGTCGGTCAACGAGAGCTGA
- a CDS encoding tetratricopeptide repeat protein, translating to MKTSAKARLAAGVLSLAAALSAGAALIPGGQPPPAADAPLQPVETPVSAASLTDAIQALATRLRRLPGDHQAWAQLGSAYVQQARLSADPSFYPKAKQALSRSAALSPGNFAALTGQAALAAGRHDFTEAVRLAKLSQTANPYGQGAQAVLADAYTQLGRYAEATRAIDRMMELRPGVAAFTRASYAAELRGDRATARRMLEHALDDAFSPADVAYCRYYLGELALHAGDLPGAAEQYRLALRAAPDFTPALAGTARAAALDGRPAEAAELYAAVVGRLPLAQYIIEYAEVLSAAGKDPAEQWALLRAQRELMKAAEVRDDLTWAEFEADHGSAARAVEHAEAEYARNPNVIAADALAWALHRDGRDRQALPYARKATATGWRNALLHHHRAEIERALGLGAESRRSAARVRDADPAFSPDLPALARFS from the coding sequence ATGAAGACATCCGCAAAAGCCCGGCTCGCCGCGGGCGTGCTCAGCCTGGCGGCGGCGCTGAGTGCGGGGGCGGCCCTGATCCCCGGCGGACAACCGCCGCCGGCCGCCGACGCCCCGCTCCAGCCGGTCGAGACCCCGGTCTCGGCCGCCTCCCTCACCGATGCGATCCAAGCGCTGGCCACCCGGCTCCGGCGGCTGCCGGGCGACCATCAGGCCTGGGCACAGCTCGGCTCGGCCTACGTCCAGCAGGCACGCCTGAGCGCCGACCCGTCCTTCTACCCGAAGGCCAAGCAGGCGCTGTCCAGATCCGCCGCGCTGAGCCCCGGCAACTTCGCCGCGCTGACCGGCCAGGCCGCGCTCGCCGCCGGTCGGCACGACTTCACCGAGGCCGTACGGCTGGCCAAGCTGTCGCAGACCGCCAACCCCTATGGCCAGGGCGCCCAAGCGGTGCTGGCCGACGCCTACACCCAGCTCGGCCGCTACGCCGAGGCCACCCGAGCGATCGACAGGATGATGGAGCTGCGTCCCGGCGTCGCAGCCTTCACCCGGGCCTCCTACGCCGCCGAACTCCGGGGTGACCGCGCGACGGCGCGCCGCATGCTGGAGCACGCCCTCGATGACGCCTTCTCCCCCGCCGACGTCGCCTACTGCCGCTACTACCTGGGCGAGCTGGCCCTGCACGCCGGCGACCTGCCCGGAGCCGCCGAGCAATACCGTCTCGCGCTGCGGGCCGCCCCGGACTTCACCCCGGCCCTCGCCGGGACCGCCAGGGCCGCGGCGCTCGACGGCCGGCCGGCCGAGGCCGCCGAGCTCTACGCCGCCGTGGTCGGGCGGCTACCCCTGGCCCAGTACATCATCGAGTACGCCGAGGTGCTGTCCGCGGCGGGAAAGGATCCCGCCGAACAGTGGGCACTGCTGCGCGCGCAGCGGGAGCTGATGAAGGCGGCCGAGGTCAGGGACGACCTGACCTGGGCCGAGTTCGAGGCCGATCACGGCTCTGCCGCGCGGGCCGTCGAACACGCCGAGGCCGAGTACGCCCGCAACCCCAACGTGATCGCCGCCGACGCCCTGGCCTGGGCTCTGCACCGCGACGGCCGCGACCGGCAGGCTCTGCCGTACGCGCGCAAGGCCACCGCCACCGGCTGGCGCAACGCCCTGCTCCACCACCACCGCGCCGAGATCGAGCGCGCGCTCGGTCTGGGCGCGGAGTCCAGGAGATCGGCCGCGCGGGTCCGCGACGCCGATCCCGCCTTCTCCCCCGATCTTCCCGCCCTGGCGAGGTTCTCATGA
- a CDS encoding nickel/cobalt transporter — MMRDKATRTAVITAVSGLTVCAALLLPAAPALAQVTHPLGNFTINHYNGLRITPDRVENLAIVDSAELPTLQARPTVDADRSGTVSQAERSSYGTARCTELAAAQHLTVNGAATPWRVSEAVFAYEPGQGGLQTSRLTCRLTATAEPLRTPATPAASGSGATTSGGPAGNGTVGFSDDFLTDRLGWREITAVSSGGVRLVRPPVPGASASRQLRAYPDDLLASPLDQRTVELAVTSGTGSTAVALPLVSGGPIADALAALDRLFTGLVGTESLTVPLGLLAVLLAAVLGAGHALIPGHGKTIMAAYLAGRRGRPRDALVVGATVTATHTLGVLAVGLLLSAFSTLTGEGVLGWLGLASGLLITVIGAALLRSAWRAHCGGALSGHGPFGHGHRHRHGHRHGHRHGHRHGHRHGHGHGHRHGHGHEEAPSVQGHDRRPGYSGHEDGGSPQGRTPPAREVAPTAVLDREPSARAEQTARSRRGLVGMGVAGGLVPSPSALVVLLGAIALGRTWFGIALVFAYGIGMAGTLTITGLLLVRLAGRLDRMAVAGNGLAARLSSLAPLGTAVAVVALGMGLAVRGLAGAA; from the coding sequence ATGATGCGCGACAAGGCAACCCGGACCGCGGTCATCACGGCTGTTTCCGGCCTGACGGTATGCGCGGCGCTTCTCCTGCCCGCCGCACCCGCCCTCGCCCAGGTGACGCATCCCCTGGGCAACTTCACCATCAACCACTACAACGGCCTGCGGATCACCCCGGACCGGGTGGAGAACCTGGCGATCGTGGACAGCGCCGAGCTGCCCACCCTCCAGGCCCGCCCCACAGTGGACGCCGACCGGTCGGGAACGGTCTCGCAGGCCGAACGGTCGTCCTATGGCACCGCCCGGTGCACCGAACTCGCCGCCGCGCAGCATCTGACGGTGAACGGGGCCGCGACACCATGGCGGGTCTCCGAAGCCGTCTTCGCCTACGAGCCCGGCCAGGGCGGCCTGCAGACCAGCCGCCTGACATGCCGCCTGACCGCCACCGCGGAACCGCTCCGGACACCCGCCACTCCTGCGGCCTCCGGCTCCGGGGCCACGACGTCCGGGGGGCCGGCGGGGAACGGGACGGTCGGCTTCAGCGATGACTTCCTGACCGACCGGCTGGGCTGGCGAGAGATCACCGCGGTGTCCTCCGGAGGGGTACGGCTGGTGCGGCCGCCCGTACCCGGCGCGAGCGCGAGCCGGCAACTGCGGGCCTACCCCGACGATCTACTGGCCAGCCCGCTCGACCAGCGCACGGTGGAGCTGGCGGTGACCTCCGGGACCGGTTCGACGGCAGTCGCCTTGCCGCTGGTGTCGGGCGGGCCCATCGCAGACGCGCTGGCAGCGCTGGACCGCCTGTTCACCGGACTGGTCGGCACCGAGTCACTGACCGTGCCGCTGGGCCTGCTCGCCGTGCTGCTGGCCGCAGTGCTCGGCGCGGGCCACGCTCTCATCCCGGGCCACGGCAAAACCATCATGGCCGCGTACCTCGCCGGACGCAGAGGGCGCCCACGCGACGCGCTGGTCGTCGGCGCCACCGTGACGGCCACCCACACGCTGGGCGTCCTCGCGGTCGGCCTGCTACTGAGCGCTTTCTCCACCCTCACCGGGGAGGGCGTGCTCGGCTGGCTCGGACTGGCCAGCGGCCTGCTGATCACCGTCATCGGCGCCGCTCTCCTGCGGTCGGCCTGGCGTGCTCACTGCGGCGGCGCCCTCTCCGGACACGGCCCATTCGGGCACGGACACAGGCACAGGCACGGACACAGGCACGGACACAGGCACGGACACAGGCACGGACACAGGCACGGACACGGGCACGGGCACAGGCACGGACACGGGCACGAGGAGGCGCCCTCCGTTCAAGGACATGACCGGCGCCCCGGCTATTCCGGTCACGAGGACGGCGGCTCCCCGCAGGGCCGCACACCCCCGGCCCGCGAAGTCGCCCCGACGGCGGTGCTGGACCGGGAGCCGTCCGCTCGGGCCGAGCAAACCGCGCGCTCGCGGCGCGGGCTGGTCGGGATGGGAGTGGCGGGAGGCCTGGTACCCAGCCCCTCGGCGCTCGTCGTCCTGCTCGGCGCCATCGCACTCGGCCGCACCTGGTTCGGGATCGCGCTGGTGTTCGCCTATGGCATCGGGATGGCGGGCACCCTGACCATCACCGGCCTGCTCCTGGTCAGGCTGGCGGGACGGCTCGACCGCATGGCGGTGGCGGGGAACGGCCTGGCGGCCCGCCTGTCGTCCCTCGCCCCGCTCGGCACCGCCGTCGCCGTCGTCGCGCTCGGCATGGGGCTGGCCGTGCGGGGCCTGGCCGGAGCCGCCTGA
- a CDS encoding helix-turn-helix transcriptional regulator, which translates to MRASRLLSLLLLLQTRGQLTATELARELEVSVRTVYRDVEALSSAGVPVYADRGPAGGYRLLDGYRTRLNGLTAEEASSLFLAALPGPAAELGLAEVAANAELKMLAALPPEPRFHAARMRERFHLDVPGWYRDADAVPFLGEVAEAVWEQRPLRMTYRRWGPRDVERLAHPYGLVLKGGAWYMVAVAGEGEPRTYKVARIVSAELLAGRFERPAGFDLPAFWQRYTAGFRERMYTGEALVRMAPGTEGMLRHTVGAEVAEAALAAAGPPDELGWVLLRLPTESIGHAHWLLLRLGADIEVLEPPELRERMATTGADLATLYGTSFG; encoded by the coding sequence ATGCGCGCGAGTCGTCTGCTCTCCCTCCTGCTGCTCCTGCAGACGCGGGGGCAGCTGACGGCCACCGAACTGGCCAGGGAACTGGAGGTCTCCGTCCGCACGGTCTACCGCGATGTGGAGGCGCTGTCGTCGGCCGGGGTGCCGGTCTACGCCGACCGAGGGCCCGCCGGTGGATATCGCCTGCTGGACGGCTACCGTACCCGCCTTAACGGCCTGACCGCCGAGGAGGCATCCTCGCTGTTCCTGGCGGCGCTGCCCGGCCCCGCCGCCGAACTGGGGCTGGCCGAGGTCGCGGCGAACGCCGAGTTGAAGATGCTCGCCGCACTGCCCCCCGAGCCGCGCTTTCACGCCGCCAGGATGCGCGAGCGCTTCCACCTGGACGTGCCCGGCTGGTATCGCGACGCCGACGCGGTCCCTTTCCTGGGCGAGGTCGCCGAGGCGGTGTGGGAGCAGCGCCCGTTGCGCATGACCTACCGCCGCTGGGGTCCCCGCGACGTCGAACGCCTGGCACACCCGTACGGCCTGGTCCTCAAGGGGGGAGCGTGGTACATGGTGGCCGTCGCCGGTGAGGGGGAGCCGCGTACCTACAAGGTGGCGCGGATCGTGAGTGCCGAACTCCTGGCCGGGCGTTTCGAGCGCCCCGCCGGCTTCGACCTGCCCGCCTTCTGGCAGCGTTACACGGCCGGCTTCCGCGAGCGGATGTACACCGGCGAGGCGCTGGTGCGGATGGCGCCCGGCACCGAGGGGATGCTGCGTCACACGGTCGGCGCCGAGGTCGCCGAGGCCGCGCTCGCCGCGGCGGGCCCGCCCGACGAGCTCGGCTGGGTGCTGCTGCGCCTGCCGACCGAGTCCATCGGGCACGCCCACTGGCTGCTGCTGCGCCTGGGGGCCGACATCGAGGTGCTGGAGCCGCCCGAGCTGCGTGAGCGGATGGCCACCACCGGCGCAGACCTGGCCACGCTGTACGGCACGAGTTTCGGCTGA